From a region of the Cardiocondyla obscurior isolate alpha-2009 linkage group LG28, Cobs3.1, whole genome shotgun sequence genome:
- the Mefts gene encoding elongation factor Ts, mitochondrial, with protein sequence MIPAKIFRLIHTNNLAGLWQATNKSLLAKLRKKTGYTFANCKKALELHENDVDKAETWLREQAQQYGWTQAAKLKGRNTSQGLITVTVDGHHAALVEINCETDFVARNKKFHNLAETVISAVLNHAKSQKIQSEVQRTVFHTDILKDLVAADGKPVSDHSALIIGTVGENISVRRALAISVQSPNVTLFGCTHPAPMNPIPVSFGKYGALVAIKCKENDNMLGTQLCQHIIGMDPQKIGNPQVDEPHSNTDEEQCMIYQEFLLDPSLSVQQLLAESHAEIVDFARFEIGEEPDEESTLKSAQTCG encoded by the exons ATGATCCCGGCAAAGATATTCCGATTGATTCACACAAACAATCTGGCAGGGCTCTGGCAGGCAACAAACAAATCTCTGCTGGCCAAACTTCGGAAGAAGACCGGCTACACTTTTGCAAACTGCAAGAAAGCCCTCGAGCTGCACGAGAACGACGTGGATAAG GCAGAGACATGGCTGAGAGAACAAGCGCAACAATACGGCTGGACTCAAGCAGCCAAACTGAAGGGTCGCAATACCAGCCAAGGTCTGATTACAGTAACAGTGGATGGCCATCATGCAGCACTGGTTGAGATTAACTGTGAGACAGATTTTGTGGCACGGAATAAGAAGTTTCATAACCTTGCCGAAACCGTAATCTCTGCGGTATTGAATCATGCAAAATCCCAGAAGATTCAAAGCGAAGTACAACGGACGGTCTTTCATACGGACATCCTGAAAGACCTGGTGGCAGCAGATGGCAAACCTGTAAGTGATCATTCCGCCCTGATAATTGGCACGGTAGGCGAGAATATCAGCGTAAGGCGCGCTCTCGCAATTAGCGTACAATCACCGAACGTGACGCTGTTCGGCTGCACACATCCGGCGCCGATGAACCCCATACCCGTGTCCTTTGGCAAATACGGCGCCCTTGTGGCCATCAAATGCAAGGAAAACGATAACATGCTAGGTACACAGCTCTGCCAGCACATCATTg gCATGGATCCACAAAAGATTGGAAACCCACAGGTGGACGAGCCGCACTCTAACACGGACGAGGAGCAATGCATGATCTATCAGGAATTTCTGCTCGATCCTAGTCTCTCTGTGCAGCAGTTACTGGCAGAGTCACATGCTGAGATTGTTGACTTTGCGCGTTTCGAGATCGGCGAGGAGCCTGATGAGGAATCAACATTGAAAAGCGCTCAGACTTGCGGTTAA
- the LOC139112469 gene encoding uncharacterized protein, with product MRMDWRNKESDQSSVENLKWDENDRPGTRTKDTAAADTLDRSVCSQGLQVGIEFYKDIGNFTSALKNLDLETKNHLGFRTSDAQTDYFNDSDQEETVPVFKTREKSTFQLVVQGPEILIFQGIKHSPSDIALYWKKDSRMWLWKSVRLARKLKRTKAKTSASALYREHLS from the exons ATGAGGATGGATTGGCGAAACAAGGAGTCTGATCAGTCGAGTG TCGAAAACCTAAAGTGGGATGAGAACGACCGCCCTGGGACCAGGACGAAGGATACTGCCGCCGCCGATACTCTCGATCGCAGTGTTTGCTCCCAAGGACTCCag gttggaattgaattttataaagatattgGGAACTTCACGTCTGCTTTAAAAAATCTGGATCTTGAAACGAAAAATCACCTAGGATTTAGAACAAGTGACGCGCAAACAGATTACTTCAATGATTCTGATCAAGAAGAAACCGTTCCGGTTTTCAAGACAAGAGAAAAATCTACTTTTCAATTAGTGGTCCAGGGACcggagattttaatttttcag gGCATCAAGCATTCTCCCTCGGATATCGCGCTTTATTGGAAAAAGGACTCTCGAATGTGGCTGTGGAAATCGGTCAGGCTTGcgagaaaattgaaaagaacCAAAGCAAAAACTAGTGCAAGCGCTTTATACCGCGAGCATCTTTCATAG
- the Qua gene encoding villin-1, which yields MTTVLYPEVLNTIPQDDRSYRSDDSGGEVFRNIPKNSSIFRVWKIEGLRATVVSSSNMGFFLSESAYIVYAVSAKDGTLPYPGMPIKDLKDTPVVRAIHFWIGGNCDSTVSGAAALRAAELDSQTSAMILTREAQGRESPRFLAYFRQRLAVESLHHERSGCSLHRVSGVAVPILTELATVHWDHFSCRDVILVDIHVKGVVFLWLGSLSDPLHKRHAASLLESRKENNNGRVVVVEDGYEQTLPVDDRELFSSVLDSSARVVAPDRQHRVNPPSPIKLYKCSEQSGKYKVAELKSGPILRGDLTSGSVYLVDRGEAGVWAWVGRDVNARERLEAVRNARGFVKKKDYSDGVPVARTTEGHEPAEMKALLRGWEPSKTRPLTLPTSFEPDYMNERPKMAAECQLVDDGSGERTLWRVELKEGMVQVEDDRGIYYAEACYVMLYKYGQGRRSRSIVYCWEGVHSVKIDRDAALTVACRLSEETNAQLVKASQGREPPHLLQIYDGKLKILAGRHHDSPPKKYLVRVFGSTPYTSKAVERPCRASSLDSSAVFILFSHAPVVWCGGKSTGDARQTSRRLAPRNAPLVVEGKEGDDFWTELGGKGVYSTELEEIGEELDKHLFQCRTENGLFVGEQILGFRQNSLIPEAVWLLDAGSVIWIWVGKFSSPRTLQECVEDATIYLYTHPAGRNRNTAISVIKQGLEPATFIGLFDNWNHNLLRDYKSFDIFCSQLEDKDQSTRMQTISKATTDFDNYIKYPPAVLKNEPENLPSGVDVRRKEMHLTYDNFITIFKMEPAEFEKLPTWKKQRLKQAAGLF from the exons ATGACCACCGTGCTCTATCCTGAAGTTTTAAATACCATCCCGCAGGACGACAGGAGCTACCGCAGCGATGACTCCGGCGGCGAGGTCTTCAGAAACATTCCAAAGAACAGCAGCATCTTTCGGGTCTGGAAAATCGAG GGTCTACGAGCGACGGTCGTCAGCAGCAGCAACATGGGCTTCTTCCTCTCCGAGTCGGCGTACATCGTCTACGCTGTGTCCGCAAAGGACGGGACACTTCCTTACCCGGGCATGCCG attaaagatttaaagGACACCCCGGTAGTACGCGCTATCCACTTCTGGATCGGAGGCAATTGCGACTCGACGGTGTCCGGCGCCGCGGCGCTTCGCGCTGCCGAGCTAGATTCACAGACGTCGGCGATGATCTTGACGCGCGAGGCACAAGGCCGCGAGAGTCCTCGGTTTCTCGCCTACTTTCGTCAACGGCTGGCCGTGGAGAGCCTACATCACGAGCGGTCCGGATGCTCCCTACACCGCGTATCCGGCGTAGCCGTGCCGATTCTGACCGAGTTAGCGACAGTACACTGGGATCACTTCAGTTGCCGGGATGTCATCCTTGTGGACATTCACGTAAA gGGCGTCGTTTTCTTGTGGCTGGGATCTCTGTCGGACCCGCTACACAAACGTCACGCTGCTAGCCTTTTAGAATCTCGAAAGGAGAACAATAACGGTCGCGTGGTGGTAGTCGAGGACGGCTACGAGCAGACCTTGCCTGTGGACGACCGGGAGCTTTTTAGCAGCGTGCTGGATTCCTCGGCGAGGGTAGTGGCACCCGATCGCCAGCATCGCGTCAACCCTCCCAGCCCCATTAAACTATACAAGTGCAGCGAACAATCGGGCAAGTACAAAGTCGCCGAGCTCAAGTCCGGTCCGATTCTACGCGGCGATTTGACTTCCGGCTCCGTGTACCTAGTGGACCGCGGTGAAGCTGGCGTCTGGGCCTGGGTGGGCCGCGATGTCAACGCGCGAGAAAGATTGGAAGCCGTGAGAAACGCGCGAGGTTTCGTCAAGAAAAAGGATTACAGCGACGGTGTGCCTGTGGCCAGAACGACGGAAG gtCATGAACCGGCGGAGATGAAGGCGCTGTTGAGGGGCTGGGAACCCTCGAAGACGAGGCCGTTGACTTTGCCGACGAGTTTCGAGCCTGATTACATGAACGAGAGGCCCAAGATGGCAGCGGAGTGCCAGCTGGTGGATGACGGATCCGGTGAGCGAACCTTGTGGAGGGTCGAACTGAAGGAAGGCATGGTTCAAGTGGAGGACGACAGAGGAATCTATTACGCGGAAGCTTGCTACGTGATGCTGTACAAATACGGACAGGGACGAAGATCTCGAAGTATT GTTTACTGCTGGGAAGGTGTTCATTCTGTCAAGATAGATCGAGATGCAGCTCTAACAGTAGCTTGTCGTTTATCCGAGGAGACGAACGCGCAATTGGTGAAAGCATCTCAAGGCAGAGAACCGCCTCATTTATTGCAGATTTATGATGGGAAACTTAAGATACTTGCCGGACGACATCATGATTCGC CGCCGAAAAAGTATTTGGTCAGAGTGTTCGGTTCTACGCCATACACTTCCAAAGCTGTGGAACGTCCGTGTCGAGCCAGCAGCCTAGACTCCAGTGCGGTGTTCATTCTCTTCTCTCACGCGCCCGTTGTCTGGTGCGGTGGCAAAAGTACCGGTGACGCTAGACAAACGTCACGACGCCTTGCACCCAGAAACGCACCACTTGTTGTAGAAGGTAAAGAGGGCGACGACTTCTGGACTGAGCTTGgag GAAAAGGTGTCTACAGCACAGAGCTTGAAGAGATCGGTGAAGAGTTGGACAAGCATCTCTTTCAATGTCGTACCGAGAACGGCCTTTTCGTGGGCGAGCAGATTCTCGGATTTCGACAGAATTCTTTAATACCGGAAGCTGTCTGGTTGCTGGACGCCGGCAGCGTGATCTGGATATGGGTGGGTAAATTCTCCAGTCCGAGGACGTTGCAAGAATGCGTGGAGGATGCCACAATATATCTTTACACCCATCCCGCTGGTCGAAATCGCAACACTGCCATTTCTGTGATCAAACAAG GTTTGGAGCCAGCCACTTTTATTGGCCTATTCGACAACTGGAATCATAATCTACTAAGAGATTACAAATCGTTTGACATTTTTTGTTCCCAACTAGAAGACAAAGATCAATCAACAAGAATGCAAACGATCTCAAAAGCCACCACAGACTTCGATAATTACATCAAGTACCCACCGGCGGTACTGAAAAACGAGCCAGAGAATCTACCGTCTGGTGTGGATGTTAGACGCAAAGAAATGCATTTAACTTATGATAATTTCatcacaatttttaaaatggaACCCGCAGAGTTCGAAAAATTACCGACTTGGAAGAAACAACGTCTTAAGCAAGCTGCCGGACTTTTTTAA
- the Prosbeta2 gene encoding proteasome subunit beta type-7: MTSLLAPEIPPPGFSFDLCQRNNALIKKGFTGPKAVKTGTTIAGVVYKDGVILGGDTRATEDTIVADKYSLKIHYLAPNMYCCGAGTAADTEMTTEMIASQLELHRLNTGRIVPVCTANTLIKQMLFRYQGHIGAALILGGFDLDGPQLYCIYPHGSTEKLKYTTMGSGSLAAMAVFESRWKPNMSEEEAKQLVADGIRAGVFNDLASGSNVDLCVIRKNSVEYLRPYDTASVKGERQISYRYKPGTTSVLTKTVQPIIVEEETVRTIALEAMDTSA, encoded by the exons ATGACTTCGCTTCTCGCGCCGGAAATCCCACCGCCAGGTTTTTCCTTCGATCTTTGCCAAAG GAACAATGCCTTGATTAAAAAAGGTTTTACTGGTCCAAAAGCAGTCAAAACAGGCACCACTATTGCTGGTGTAGTCTATAAGGATGGTGTTATTCTTGGTGGTGACACACGAGCTACTGAGGACACTATTGTTGCTGACAAGTACAGTTTAAAAATCCATTATCTTGCTCCCAATATGTA ctgCTGTGGAGCTGGCACTGCAGCTGACACTGAAATGACAACTGAAATGATAGCCAGTCAATTAGAGCTTCATCGTTTAAATACTGGTCGCATTGTGCCTGTGTGCACTGCTAATACTTTGATAAAACAAATGCTATTTCGTTATCAAGGCCATATTGGTGCTGCACTTATCCTGGGTGGTTTTGATCTTGATGGACCCCAGTTATACTGCATTTATCCACATGGTTCTACAGAGAAATTAAAGTATACTACTATGGGATCTGGCTCATTAGCTGCAATGGCAGTCTTTGAGAGTAGATGGAAGCCCAATATGTcg GAAGAGGAGGCGAAGCAGTTAGTAGCGGATGGCATCCGCGCGGGCGTATTCAACGATCTTGCGTCAGGATCCAATGTCGATCTTTGCGTTATTCGTAAAAACAGCGTTGAATATTTACGACCGTACGATACTGCTAGCGTGAAAGGCGAGCGACAGATCAGTTATCGCTACAAGCCTGGTACTACATCAGTGCTCACGAAAACAGTACAACCGATTATTGTGGAGGAAGAAACGGTGCGCACAATTGCACTCGAAGCGATGGACACATCGGCATAA